A DNA window from Brassica napus cultivar Da-Ae chromosome C1, Da-Ae, whole genome shotgun sequence contains the following coding sequences:
- the LOC125579801 gene encoding glutathione S-transferase T3-like — protein MNNSSGFRNLLYSQCPIDLDSPERVWFGSQPPEPVGFGSQAPVGESGEAVVESAIKERRKWSPQEDLILIGAWLNTSKDAVKNTEQKAGAFWKRIIDYYNASPLLVGTIPRELTPAKQRWARINADVSKFVGCYDQAMREQKSGENDDDLMKAALDYYFKDQGHKFGMEHAWRELRRDQKWCSSCKDSGKDKRKHVLEVDIDEDEGRPVGVKAAKAASKKKKSGKEEELSRLQTIMEIKQKLSNQKLLDRLLAKKVPLTEMETSLKLKLMSDML, from the coding sequence ATGAATAACAGCAGTGGTTTCCGTAACCTACTGTATAGTCAATGTCCCATTGACCTTGATTCACCTGAACGAGTTTGGTTCGGTAGCCAACCACCTGAGCCTGTTGGGTTCGGTAGCCAAGCTCCTGTTGGCGAGTCTGGTGAGGCTGTTGTCGAGTCTGCTATCAAAGAGAGGAGGAAATGGTCCCCGCAAGAGGATTTAATACTGATTGGTGCTTGGCTCAACACCAGTAAAGATGCAGTAAAAAATACTGAGCAGAAAGCTGGTGCATTCTGGAAGAGGATCATCGACTACTACAATGCAAGCCCTCTTCTGGTTGGGACAATTCCGAGAGAGCTTACTCCAGCCAAGCAGCGGTGGGCTAGGATTAACGCAGATGTCTCCAAGTTCGTTGGTTGCTATGACCAGGCTATGAGGGAGCAGAAAAGCGGTGAAAACGATGATGATCTGATGAAAGCCGCACTAGACTACTACTTCAAGGATCAAGGCCACAAGTTCGGCATGGAACACGCCTGGAGGGAGCTGAGGCGTGACCAGAAATGGTGCTCATCATGTAAAGACAGTGGGAAGGATAAGCGCAAACATGTCTTGGAGGTTGATATAGACGAGGACGAGGGTAGACCGGTCGGGGTCAAGGCAGCGAAAGCTGcttctaagaagaagaagagtggaaAAGAAGAGGAGTTGTCTCGTTTACAAACCATCATGGAGATTAAACAGAAACTCTCTAACCAGAAACTTCTCGATCGTTTATTAGCCAAAAAAGTGCCATTAACTGAGATGGAAACATCACTTAAGCTCAAGCTTATGTCTGACATGTTATGA